From Haloarcula rubripromontorii:
TCTATATCTAGAGAATAGGAGAAATACCAGCCTGAATTAGTAAAATTTGTAGTAATAGTACGCCGATATCTTAGCATATTTGTAGGATGACCGGCGTATGAGTTGCAAGAGATGAGGAGACCGACGAGCGTCGTGGTGGTCGATGACGACGAGGATTACAGACAGCTCTACAAGCTCTGGCTTCCGGACAAATACGAGGTTATAGAGGCCGCAGACGGCCGTACAGGGCTACAGTGCATCGACGACACGACCGATGCGGTACTGCTGGATCGCCAGATGCCGGACCTGAGCGGCGAAACGGTCGCCGAAAAACTCCGACAGCGGACAGTCACCCCTGCAGTCGTCATGATCAGTAGCGTCAAGCCGGACGTGGATATTCTGGATATCCCCGTAGATTCGTATCTCAGAAAGCCCGCTGACCGGGACACCCTGCTGTCGGTTCTTTCGACCGTCCGTACCCGGTGTGAGTACGAGGCGAAACGCCGGGAGCTCCTGGGCCTCGCCGACCGCC
This genomic window contains:
- a CDS encoding response regulator transcription factor is translated as MRRPTSVVVVDDDEDYRQLYKLWLPDKYEVIEAADGRTGLQCIDDTTDAVLLDRQMPDLSGETVAEKLRQRTVTPAVVMISSVKPDVDILDIPVDSYLRKPADRDTLLSVLSTVRTRCEYEAKRRELLGLADRRATVADAVRATALAESDTYQRVVERLERHDVSLGGAVSGP